In Verrucomicrobiia bacterium, the genomic window GGGGCGGAGAGCCTGCAACGCGCCGGCGTGCCGCCATCGCCCGGTGTGACCACGCTCTTTGCCGGCAGCGACGGCGCGGCGGCCGGCGGCTATCTCCAGTTTGCGGGAGGGCGCTTTTACATCATCACGTGCGCCGCGCTGGAAGAGCCGCTGCAGGACGCGGCCATTGCGCGGCTGCGCCAGCTCGTGGACGCGACGCGGGCGGAAGTTCCTGGCGTCAACGCCGGCGTCACGGGCGAGCCGGTGCTGCGGCTGGACGAAATGGAGCAGGCGGAAAAGGACACCACCCGCGCCTCCCTTGTAGCGCTGGTCATCGTGGCGTTGACCTTCATCTATTGCTACCACCAGATCCGCCGGCCGCTGATGGCCACCGCGTGTCTCATTGTGGGCATTGGTTACACGCTCGGGTTCGCCACGCTGACAGTGGGACAGCTCAACATTTTAACCATCACCTTCGTGCCCATCCTGATTGGCATGGCCATCGACTTCGGGGTGCATTTGATTGCGCGTTTTGAGGAGGAATTACGTGAGGGGCGCACGGAGCGGGCGGCCATGCACAAGGCGCTCGTCGCCACGGGCACGGGCATCCTGACCAGCGGCTTGACCACCGCTGCTGCCTTCCTGGCGATGATGTTTACCGGCTTCAAAGGCATTCGCGAGATGGGGTTGATTTCCGGTGGCGGACTGCTCGTCTGCCTGGTGCCCATGATGACCCTGCTGCCGGCGATGTTGTTGTTGCGGCGTTGTCCGGTCTGGGAACGGGCGACACCCTCGGCCCGCCGCGCCTGGCATTGCCGCCGTGAACAACTGGAACAAGTCTGGCTCAAGCGTCCCCGGGTCGTGCTGGCCGCGGGCGGGCTGGTCACGGTGCTGGCGTTGACCGTGATATACCGCCTCTCGTTTGATTATAATTTGCTGCACATGCAGAGCCCCGCGCTGCCGGCGGTGATTCTGGAGCAGCGCCTCGAAAAATCCGCCTCGCATTCCATCCTCTCCTGCGCCGTCACCGCCAATTCGTTGCCCGAAGCGCTGGCGCTCGAAAAGCGCATCCGCGCGCTGCCCAGTGTGGCCGACGTCGATTCTGTGGCGCCGTTTCTGGCCGGCAACCAGACGAGGAAGCAGGAGCTGGTGCGAGAAATCAGCACCGTGGCCAACGAAATCGACTTTGCGCCCATGGACGAAGCGCCCGTCAATCCCGCCGTGCTCGACGAGACCTTGCGGAATTTCGGCCGCGCCGTGGTGGGCGCACTCCAGTTCATGGGGCAGGACATGGACGAACGGCTCAAGCAGCAGTTGATCGGCCTGCGCGAAGCCGTGGGCCGCTGGCGGGACGCCATTGCAAGCATGCCGCCGGACCGCAGCGCCGCGCAAATGACTCTTTACCAACGGGCGCTGTTCAGCGATCTGGACAGCACGCTCACGGCGCTCCAGGAACAGGATTATCGCGAGCCGTTGCGGGTGGAAAACCTGCCGCCGGGCGTGCGGTCGCGCTTTGTCGGGCGGACCGGCAAGTTCTTGCTGCAGATCTATCCACGGAAGAACGTCTGGGAACACGAGGCGCAACAGGCGTTCGTGCGCGAGCTGCGCACGATTGATCCGGCGGTCACGGGCTCGCCCGTGCGGTTTTACGAGACGACGCGGCAGCTCAAGCGCAACTTTCAAATCGCCGCGGTGGACGCGGTCGTGGTCATTGCCCTGATGCTGCTGGTGCACTTTCGAAACGCCGCCTGTGTGGTGCTCGCCTTGATCCCGGTGGTGCTGGGCGTGCTCTGGACGGGCGGGTTCATGGTGTTGTTCCATCTGCCGTTCAACCCGGCGAACATCATCGCGCCGACGTTGTTGATTGGCATCGGGGTGGCCAACGGCATTCACATCCTCAACCGCTTCATCGAGGAGAAGACGCCGACCATTTTGGGCAAGAGCACGGGCAAGGCGGTGCTGGTCTCTGCGCTGACCACCGCGACGGGATTTGGCAGCCTGATGCTCGCGCAGCATGCGGGCATCGCCAGCCTGGGAGTGGTGATGGCGTTGGGGACGGCGTTGTGCATGCTGGCTTCGGTCACCGTCTTGCCGGCGTTGCTCATTTTGCTCAACCGCGCTGGCTGGAAGCTGGCCCACGGCTGGCTCAAGCACGGCGGATGATTCGCAAGCGTCGTTGGCTTGTTGTCACGAAAGCGGCGGCAACGCAAACCGGGCTCCGGGCAACGCGTTTTATGTCAGGCGGCGCGTGGTGCATGGATGTCTGCGTTTGACATTAAGAGGCCCGCCGTTAGTCTGCCACAACCTCACGAGAAGTTCGTGCAACGCATGGAAGTGGCTTGTGGCTGAGAAAGACGATTATTTGTTGGACATGCTGATGGACCTCGGGTTCGTCACCCCTGATCAGGTGACGAATGCCCGGAATGAGGCGCATTCAGCGGGGGTCGGCGCCGTGGATTTGCTGGTCGCCAACAAGGTCATCCGCCCGGCGGATGTCACGCAGGCCAAGGCCGCTCATTTCGGCGCGGAAGTGGTCAATCTGGCCGAGCTCCCGATTCAAGACGACGTCATTGCAGCCGTGCCCCGGCATGTGGCGCGCAAATACCGGGTCATCCCGGTCTTCCGGCATGACAACAGCCTGACCGTCGCGCTGGCGGATCCCTCCGACATCGCCACGATTGATGCGCTCAACCATGTGCTCAACCTGGAGGTCCAGGTGCAGGTGGCCTCGGATGAGGACATCGAGAATGCCCTGGCCCGTTATTACGGCGGCCGCGCCGGCGGTGGCGGCGATTCCGTCGTGGACAAGGCAATTCAGGAATTGACGCAGTCCGACGTGGGTTTTGCCGCGCCCACCGAGGCGATGGAAGACGGGGCCACAGTGGAGGCCGACGCGCCGCTCATCAAGCTCGTCAACCAGATCATCATCGAAGCCTTCAAAATGCGCGCCTCGGACATCCACTTGGAGCCGATGTCGAAAAAATTCCGGCTGCGCTACCGCATTGACGGCGTGTTGCATGAGATGAAGAACCCGCCGAAGCGGCTGCAGGCGGCCATCGTTGCCCGTCTGAAAATCCAGTCGAACATGTCGATCGCGGAACACCGCGTGCCGCAGGACGGGCGCATCCAGACGAACATTGGCAACAAGACGATCGATTTGCGCGTGTCGTGCCTGCCCACGAACCATGGCGAAAGCATCGTCATGCGTATTCTGGACAAGGAAGGTCTGCGGCTGGGGCTGGCCGAACTGGGTTTCTTCACCGACGACCAGCAAACCTTT contains:
- a CDS encoding MMPL family transporter, coding for MHGLNTHPIERFLHRLAESIWRHPRWFVFPQLVIFALAIGYAAVCLKFKTDTNDLVSSDVAYQRHWQELKREFHVQEDLVTLVESEDREKNRQFVERLAARLEAETNLFCDIFYKGDVRAMGPKALLLLSEDRLAEILKALRNYQPLVRRFSDVTNLNSLFTEVETQWRAAAQAGTNGHLFAQAVPALTRIVEQGAESLQRAGVPPSPGVTTLFAGSDGAAAGGYLQFAGGRFYIITCAALEEPLQDAAIARLRQLVDATRAEVPGVNAGVTGEPVLRLDEMEQAEKDTTRASLVALVIVALTFIYCYHQIRRPLMATACLIVGIGYTLGFATLTVGQLNILTITFVPILIGMAIDFGVHLIARFEEELREGRTERAAMHKALVATGTGILTSGLTTAAAFLAMMFTGFKGIREMGLISGGGLLVCLVPMMTLLPAMLLLRRCPVWERATPSARRAWHCRREQLEQVWLKRPRVVLAAGGLVTVLALTVIYRLSFDYNLLHMQSPALPAVILEQRLEKSASHSILSCAVTANSLPEALALEKRIRALPSVADVDSVAPFLAGNQTRKQELVREISTVANEIDFAPMDEAPVNPAVLDETLRNFGRAVVGALQFMGQDMDERLKQQLIGLREAVGRWRDAIASMPPDRSAAQMTLYQRALFSDLDSTLTALQEQDYREPLRVENLPPGVRSRFVGRTGKFLLQIYPRKNVWEHEAQQAFVRELRTIDPAVTGSPVRFYETTRQLKRNFQIAAVDAVVVIALMLLVHFRNAACVVLALIPVVLGVLWTGGFMVLFHLPFNPANIIAPTLLIGIGVANGIHILNRFIEEKTPTILGKSTGKAVLVSALTTATGFGSLMLAQHAGIASLGVVMALGTALCMLASVTVLPALLILLNRAGWKLAHGWLKHGG
- a CDS encoding ATPase, T2SS/T4P/T4SS family encodes the protein MAEKDDYLLDMLMDLGFVTPDQVTNARNEAHSAGVGAVDLLVANKVIRPADVTQAKAAHFGAEVVNLAELPIQDDVIAAVPRHVARKYRVIPVFRHDNSLTVALADPSDIATIDALNHVLNLEVQVQVASDEDIENALARYYGGRAGGGGDSVVDKAIQELTQSDVGFAAPTEAMEDGATVEADAPLIKLVNQIIIEAFKMRASDIHLEPMSKKFRLRYRIDGVLHEMKNPPKRLQAAIVARLKIQSNMSIAEHRVPQDGRIQTNIGNKTIDLRVSCLPTNHGESIVMRILDKEGLRLGLAELGFFTDDQQTFERLIGLPDGIILVTGPTGSGKTTTLYSCLHFINRPDRKIITVEDPVEYQLAGINQV